Part of the Cuniculiplasma divulgatum genome, TAGAGGATAAACTTCAACTTTTCATTAGCAAAATGAGGTTGCTCCATAATAAATTAGGACCGATTCTCATACAGCTACCACCATACCTTAATTTTGATCCTCGTCTCCTTGAGAATTTCATAAAAATATTGCCGAAGGATTTAGAATTTGCAGTTGAATTCAGGAATAATTCATGGCTGAATGATAAAACTAAGTCACTGCTTGAAAGTTATAATATTATAACAGTCTGGTCTGATTCCCCATTCACAAAGAAAGTATTATGGCACACAGGCAATTCTATCTATCTAAGACTGCTTGGAGATAGAAGTATTGATGAAACAGAATTTGGAACCGTTCAAAGGGAGAGGGATGATGATATAACAAGGTGGGCTGAGATTATAAGAAATGATGAAGGCAGAGTTGCATACATATTTGCAAATAATCATTATGAAGGATTCTCTCCGC contains:
- a CDS encoding DUF72 domain-containing protein, which encodes MYTDDLHMGCSGWSYSRWIGKFYPEGSHLNKLLSMYSNTFDSVEVDSTYYSTPSVKTVSSWYESTTTNFKFCPKLDRTITHVNLLRDVEDKLQLFISKMRLLHNKLGPILIQLPPYLNFDPRLLENFIKILPKDLEFAVEFRNNSWLNDKTKSLLESYNIITVWSDSPFTKKVLWHTGNSIYLRLLGDRSIDETEFGTVQRERDDDITRWAEIIRNDEGRVAYIFANNHYEGFSPHTVDLLKEKLGLDRSTWPINHPDDKDDRQTTLF